The Desulfovibrio sp. ZJ209 nucleotide sequence CCACATAGAGGTGCGAGAGCTCGATGGCGGGAAAGTCCCGGTGCGTCTCGAGCACCACCTCGCGCCAGAGCCGCGAGGTCTCGAGCACGTTGCTCTTCTCCACGGAACACACCTTTTTGCGCCGCCCGAGGGCCGTCTCGAAGGCCACTTTCGCGATGCGGCGGATTTCCTCCTCGTTGTAAATCATGGTGTTGTAGCCCGTGCGCAGGCCGTCGCGCACTTCCTGGCCGCGCGGCTCGCCGAAATAGATGTCGCCCGTGAGCTCGCGCACCACGATGAGGTCAAGGCCGCGCGCCGCGATGTCCGGCCTGAGCAGGCAGGCGCCGGCGAGCTCGGGGAAGAGCATGGCCGGCCTCAGGTTGGCGAAGAGCCCCAGCGCCTTGCGGATGCCGAGCAGGCCGCGCTCCGGCCGCTTCTGCGGCGCGAGGCCGTCCCACTTGGGGCCGCCCACCGAGGCGAGGTAGACCGCGTCCGACTCGAGGCATTTGGTCACGGTCTCCTTGGGCAGCGGTTCGCCGCAGGCGTCCACGGCGGCGCCGCCGATGAGCGCGTCAACGAAGGTGAACTCATGGTGGAAGCGCTTGGCCACGGCCTTGAGCGCGGCCACGCCCTGGGCCAGGATCTCCGGGCCGATGCCGTCGCCCGGCAAGAGGCAGATGCGTGCGTCCATCCTAGTTTCCCTCCTCCAGGCGCTGTTTCACATAGCCCACGAGGCCGCCGCTGGCGAGAATTTTGCCCATGGATTCCGGCAGGGGCGGGCAGACGATCTCCGCGCCGTTGGTGAGGTCGCGGATGCGGCCCGTGGCGGTGTCGATCTCGAGCTCGTCGCCGTCGTTGATGGCGTCCATGGCGTCGCCCACCTCCATGAGCGGGAGGCCCATGTTGAAGGCGTTGCGGTAGAAGATGCGGGCGAAGCTGTGGCCCACCACCACGGGCATGCCCGCGCCGAGGATGGCGAGGGGCGCGTGCTCGCGCGAGGAGCCGCAGCCGAAATTGCGCCCGGCCACGAGGATGTCGCCCTTGTTCACGCGCCTGACCCAGTCCGGCTCAAGGCCGGCCATGCAGTTTTCGCCGAGTTTTTCCGGGTCAGCGGTGACGAGGAAGCGCGCCGGGATGATGGCGTCCGTATCCACATGTTCGCCCACCTTGTGGGCCTTGCCCTTGTATATCATGGCTGTGATTCTCCTCTCGCCCGATGCTACGCGAGGCCTATTTCTTTCGGCCCTGCGACCTTGCCCGCCACGGCGCTGGCCGCGGCCACGATGGGGCTCGCCAGATAGACCTGCGAGTCGAGGCTGCCCATGCGGCCCTTGAAATTGCGGTTGGTGGTGGTCACGGCCGCCTCGCCGTCGCCCAGGATGCCGGTATGCCCGCCAAGGCACGGCCCGCAGGTGCAGGGGCCGACGATACAGCCCGCGTCCATGAAGACCTGCATCAGGCCCTCGGCGAGGCAGGCCTTCCACACTTCCGGCGTGGAGGGCAGAACGATGCAGCGCACCTTCTTGTCCACCTTGCGGCCGCGCAAGACTTCGGCGGCGTCGCGCATGTCGCTGATGCGGCCATTGGTGCAGGAGCCGATGACCACCTGGTGGATGGGCACGTCCTTCACGTCGGAAACCGGCACCACGTTGGAGGGCAGGTGCGGGCAGGCCACCACGGGCTCGAGACCCGTCACGTCCATGTGCAGCACGGCCTCGTATTTCGCGTCCGGGTCGGCGGCGAGGCCGTCCTTGAGGTCGGGCGCGACCGTGTGGCCGCGCTCGGCGCACCACGCGAGCGTCACGGCGTCCACAGGGAAGAGGCCCACCTTGGCCCCGGCCTCGATGGCCATGTTCGCCATGGTGAGGCGCCCCTCCACGCCGAGGCCCGCGATGACCGGCCCGCCGAATTCCAGCGCCTTGTAGAGCGCGCCGTCCACGCCGATGCGCCCGATGAGCAGCAGCATGAGGTCCTTGGCGCGCAGCCAGCGCGGCATGTCGCCCGCATATTCCACGCGGATGGTGGGGGGCACCTTGAGCCACGTCTCGCCGAGGGCCATGGCCGCGGCGATGTCCGTGGAGCCCATGCCCGTGGCGAAGGCGCCGATGCCGCCATAGGTGCAGGTGTGGCTGTCCGCGCCGATGACGAGGTCGCCCGGGTTCACGAGGCCGAGCTCGGGCAGCAGGGTGTGCTCCACGCCGCAGTTGCCGCCCTCGTAGTAGTGGGTGATCTGCTGCTCCTCGGCGAAGCGGCGGCTGATCATCACCTGGTTGGCGGAGTCGATGTCCTTCTGCGGGGTGAAGTGGTCCATGACGAGGGCGATCCTGTCGCGGTCAAAGACGCGCTCGGCGCCCATGCCGCGGAAGGACTTGATGGCGAGCGGGCCCGTGATGTCGTTGGCGAGCACCATGGACACGCGGCACTGCACGATGGCGCCGTCCTCCACGGGCTCGTCCGTGTGGCGCTGGAGGATTTTCTGGGCGAGGGTTCTGGGCATGGTGTCTTCCTTTGGCCTGATTGTGCAGCTGCGTTGGGCGGCGGCAGCGCATGTGCGCTTGCCGTCTGAACGCCGAAATTATCCGTCAAAAACAGCCTTTTCGGCGCTGGCTGCGTCAGATAAAAATTTCCTCGGTCGAGTACTTAAGTACACTCCCTTCGGAAATTTTTATCTTCCTTGCCAGCGCCGAAAAATCTTATTTTTTAGGATTCTTCCGGCACCAGCACCCGTCTTCCGCTTCGCTCCAGACGGAAAGTGGAAGTTCCGTCAGCGCTGGACAACCCGGCTCCTCTTTTTTGTGCATGACCTCACCACAAAGGGGCGGGGTCTCCGTATGTTTACGAATGTTGCGAGTGCACGCGCTCGCCCTCGGCCTCGCGCTTGGCGAGATTGTTGAGCGCGTCCACGAAGGCCCGGGCGCTTGCCACGAGGATGTCCGGGTGATTGCCGCGCCCAACGACCGAGAGGCCATTCTCGCGCAGGCGCACCGTCACCTCGCCTAGCGCGTCCGTGCCGCCGGTGACGGCGCTCACCGAATACTGCTCGAGCTCGGGCTGGCGCCCGGCCAGGTCGGAAATGACGTTGTAGAGCGCGTCGATGGGCCCGGCGCCGAAGCCCGCGCCGCTCTTTTCCTCGCCGGCCACGTCCATGAGCACGGCCGCCGTGGGCGGCACGCCGCCGGCGTCGGAGCTCTGCACGCTCACATGCCTGAGGCAAAGCCTGTCGGGGATACGGTAGACCTCCTGCTGGACCAAGGCCATGAGGTCTTCGTCGTGGAGCTGCTTCTTGCGGTCGGCCAGCGCCTTGACGGCCTCGAAGACCTGGTTGAGCTGCTCGTCGTCGAGCTTGTACCCGAGGCTCTCGAACTTGCTGCGCACCGCGTTCCTTCCCGAATGCTTGCCGATGACGAGATGCGTGGCGCTGCGGCCCACGGCCTGCGGCGTCATGATCTCATAGGTCTCGCGGTGCTTGAGCATGCCGTCCTGGTGGATGCCCGACTCGTGCGCGAAGGCGTTGGCGCCGGTGATGGCCTTGTTGTTGGGGATGGGCTGGCCGATGATGAGGGAGAGCAGCCGGCAGGTGGGGTACAGCTGCTCGGTCTTGATGTTGTCCTCAAGGCCGTAGTAGTCGTGGCGCACATGGAGCGCCATGGCCACCTCCTCAAGGGCCGCGTTGCCCGCGCGCTCGCCGATGCCGTTGAGCGCCACCTCGGCCTGGCGCGCGCCCGCGTGCAGGGCCGCCAGCGTGTTGGCCACGCCGAGGCCGAGGTCGTCATGGCAGTGCACGCTGAACACGGCCTTGCCGCTGTTGGGCGTGTTTTCCATCACATAGCGCACCTTGGCGGCGAATTCCTCGGGCTGGGCATAGCCCACCGTATCGGGCAGGTTGACGGTGGTGGCGCCGGCGTCGATGGCCACCTCCACCACGCGGCAGACGAAGTCGAGGTCCGAGCGGGAAAAATCCTCGCAGGAAAATTCCACATTGGGCGTGTAGGAGGCGCAGCGCGCCACCGAGGCGCGGGCCAGCTCCTGCACCTCGTCCGGGGTCTTGCGCAGCTTGAATTCCATGTGCAGGGGCGACGTGGCGATGAAGGTATGGATGCGCGGGCGCTTCGCCACCTTCACGGCCTCCCAGCAGCGGTCGATGTCCTTCTCGGCGCAGCGGGCGAGGCCCGCGATCTGCACGTCCGGGCCGGCCTGGGCCGCGATGGCGCGCACGGCCTCGAAATCGCCGGGGCTGGAGGCCGGGAAGCCGGCCTCGATGATGTCCACGCCGAGCACCTCGAGCTGGTGCGCGAGGCGCAGCTTCTCCTGAAAGTTCATGGTCGCGCCGGGCGACTGTTCGCCATCGCGCAGGGTGGTGTCGAAGAAGTAGACGCGATCAGACATGGGATGCCTCCAAAACGGTGGGATGGGGCGCGCTTTCCCGGCCCGGCCGGGGGAGCCGGGCGCTCCCGCTCCTGTGCGCTGTGCCGGCCGGTCACTCGTCCTGCGTTGCCAGCGAGCGCATGAGCTTGCGGTCGCGGCGGGGCAGGATGTAGAAGGTATAGACGAGGCCGCCCGCGATATAGAGGGCGCAGTAGACAAAGCCGAAGACGCGCGGCGCGGAGACCACCAGCGCCAGGAGGAAGAGGAAGGCCAGCATGCTCCTCACCGGGTGCGCGGTGAGGATGTCGTATTCCTTGAAGGAGAAATAGCGCACCCGGCTCACCATGAGCACGCCCACGGCCACGGCCAGCGCGAGGGCCGCATAGGGCGTGACCGTGTTCAGCGCCTCGGGGAAGAGCGCGGCGAAGAAGATGAAGGTCACGACCGTGCAGCCGCCGGCCGGGATGGGCAGGCCCATGAAGAAGCGCTTGCCCGTGACGGCCGTGCTCACGTTGAAGCGCGCGAGGCGGAGCGCCCCGCAGGCCGCGAAGATGAAGGCCGCTGCCACGCCCACGCGCCCGAAATTGCAGAGCTGCCAGTGCCAGAGCAGGATGGCCGGCGCGAGCCCGAAGGCCACGAGGTCGGCGAGGGAGTCGTACTGCACGCCGAACTCGCTCGCCGTGTTGGTGAGCCGGGCCACCTTGCCGTCGAGGCCGTCCATGAGCGCCGAGGCGAGGATGGCCATGCCCGCCTGCTCGAAGCGGCCCTGCCCGGCCCAGACCATGGACAAAAAGCCCAGAAACATGCTCAGGGTGGTGAGCATGTTGGGCAAAAGGTAGGCCCCGCGGACGGGCTTTTTGCGTTGGGCGTTGTCCATGCGTTGACCCTGTGGCGGGCGGAGCGCCACGCCTGTGGGTTTATGCGTTTGCAGCGTGTCTCCGCTGCATCCTTAACGCCGAAAGTCTCCGTCAAAAACAGCCTTGCTTCAGCCGTTGCGACGAAGGAAGCTACGGATGAAGACAGCAACAAGTTGCAGCAAATGTCAATAAACGATGTCGCTGTCGCTATCCGTAAGCCCGGCCAGCCGGGCAACGGCTAGCGCTTCGGCGCTTGCTGCGTCAGAGAAAAATTTCCTCGGTCGAGTACTTGAGTACACTCCCTTCGGAAATTTTTATCTTCCTTGCTCCAGCCGTTGCGACGAAGGAAGCTACGGATGGAGACAGCAATTAGTTACCGCAAAAGCCAGTCAACGCAACCGCTGTCGCTATCCGTAAGGCTTGCAGGCTCGCCAACGGCTAGCGCGCAAGCGCCGAAAAATCTTATTTTTTAGGATTCTTCCGGCACTAGCACCCGTCTTCCGCTTCGCTCCAGACGGGCTATGGAATGTTCCTCAACTGTGTTCGCTGTGCCTTCTTTAGAAGGACACGAACCGCTCAGGCGTTCTCCCTGCGGGCGATGGCGCTTTCGCCCGCAAAGACCTTGTCGCCCAGTTGTACCGCCGGAACATAGCCTTCGGGCAGGTAAAGGTCAACTCTCGAGCCGAAGCGGATCAGGCCCACGCGCTCGCCGCGTGTGAGGCGGTCGCCCCGCTCGGCGCGGCAGACGATGCGCCGGGCGACGAGGCCCGCGATCTGCACCATGGTCCAGGCCTGGCCGTTCTCGTCGGCAAGGCGCCAGCCGCAGCGCTCGTTGTCCGTGGAGGCCTTGTCCAGCGAGGCGTTGAAGAACTTGCCCGGCCAGTAGCGCACCTCGTCAACCGTGCAGCCCACGGGCGCGCGGTTCACGTGAACACTGAACAGGTTCATGAAGATGCTGACGCACAGCATCTCCTTGCCGCTGAAGGGGTCGGCCCGCTTTTCCATGCGGATGACGCGGCCGTCGGCCGGGCTCACGGCGAGGTCGGGCGAGGTGGGGCCCACGCGCTCCGGGTCGCGGAAGAAGTAGAGGCAAAAGAGGGTGAAAAGCCAGCAGAGCAGGGCGCCCGGCCAGCAGCCGATGACCGCGAGAAGCAGGCTCGTGAACGCGGCAAGCCCGATGAAGGGCCAGCCTTCCGGCGCGATGCCTAAGGTTGCGGGGCGCATGGCGACTCCTTTTCTGGGCCGCCCTGCTTGCCGTTCGCCCTGGGCGGCGCGATGTGAAAGTCGCACCATATGCCGGCGGGCGCCGAATGGCAAGCCGCGGCGCCTTCACTGGGGCACCCGCTATTGGAGAGGGAAGAGGGGCTGCGGGCCGGGCGCTGCATCCTCCTCGCCCTCTACCTCTTCCCCGGCGAGAGTGTCCGCCTGAGCGGGCATGGCCCGCTTGAGGGCGAGCTGCCGCTCGAGCCAGCGCAGCAGCGCGTCAAGCCCCTCGCCGTTACGCGCGGAAAGCGGTATCGCGCCGGGAAAGGCCGCCCGAAGCTCCTCCCGCGCCGGTTCCGGCAGCCTGTCCCACTTGTTGAGCGCCAGCACGCGCGGCACGGCGTGAAGCCCGAGCTCCTCAAGGATGGTCTCCACCGAGGCGATCTGCTGGAGCAGGTCAGGGTGCGAGGCGTCGGCCACATGCACGAGAAAGTCCGCGGCCGCGAGCTCCTCCAGTGTGGCGCGGAAGGCGTCCATGAGCTCGCGCGGCAGGTTGCGGATAAAGCCCACGGTGTCGGCGATGACCACCTCGCGCTCGCCGGGCACGCGCAGGCGCCGCGTGGCCGGGTCAAGGGTGGCGAAGAGCCGGTTTTCCGCCAGCACGCGGGAGCGCGTGAGCGTGTTGAGCAGGGTGGACTTGCCGGCATTGGTGTAGCCCACGAGCGCCGCCTGAGGGATGCCGCGCCGGCCGCGCCTGGCGAGCCCGCGCTGGCGGCGGAGCTTTTCCAGCTCCCGGGCAAGGCGCGTCATGCGCTCGCGCACCTTGCGGCGGTCGGTCTCAAGCCGGCTCTCGCCCGGGCCGCGCCCGCCCACGCCGCCCATGAGCCGGTCGAGCGCGCGGTTGCGCCCGGCAAGCCTGGGCAGCATATAGCGCAGCTGGGCGAGCTCGACCTGCAGGCGGCCGGCGCGCGAGGCCGCATGCTGGGCGAAAATGTCGAGGATGAGCTGGGTGCGGTCGATGACCTTGCGCTCGGTGATGTCCGCGAGATTGTGGATCTGCGCGGGCGAGAGCTCGCCGTCGAAGACGAGGATGTCCGCGTTTTCCCTGAGCGCCATGACCTCCAGCTCGGCGAGCTTGCCCTTGCCGAGGATGGAATGCGGGTCCGGCCGGGCCACGCGCTGGATGAGGCGCCCGCACACGGCAAGCCCGGCCGTGCGCGCGAGCTCGGCGAGCTCGGAAAGGCGCTGCTCCTGCACGGCGCGGGGCTCCGGCGCCACGGAGACGAGCAGGGCGCGCCCCGCGCAGGGGGCCCCGGCTCCCTCGCCGGCGTCCGCCCCGGCGTCAAACCCGGCGCCCGGCCCGGACGGCGGGGCCGCGGGCAGCGCCGAAAGCGCGGCCTCTATCTCCGCGGCGCGGGCGGCGAAATCCCCGGCAGTCCTGTCCCAGGGGCGGGGCTCGTCCACCTGGCAGGGGGGCGCCCCGGGCGCGGCCGCGCCCCCCGGGGCCAGCGTGGCCGCCTGCCAGCGCACGGGCTCGCCCTCCGGGTTCACGGAAAGCGCGATGACGGCGTCGAGCCTGAGGAAGAGGAGGTCCATGAGGTCCTCTTCCGTAAGGCCCTCGGGCGAGAGATGGGTGTGCAGGAGCCTCAGGCCCCGCAGGCGCGAGGCCGGGGCGCTGCGCACGGCCGCCCGGGCGGAGGGGCGCCCGGGGCGGTGGGGCCGGAGCCGGGCGCCGGGGGGCGGCGCGCTGTCCCCCTCCGGGGCGCCGGTGGCGCCGCGGCCGCGCGGGAGCTCCGGGATGAGGATGCCGCCGGGCGTCCCCACGATGACCATGCGCACGCGGCCCTTGCGGTCGATGACGAGGCCGATTTGCCGGCCGAGCGAGCGCGAGAGCAGGGCCAGCTCCCGCGCCTGGTCGATGGTGTAGACATCCGCGGCCGGGAAGCGGCGGTTGAAGAGCCGGTTCAGGGCCGTGAGCTGGCTCGGCTTGAGCCCCTGGAGATTGCCTTCCGATTTGGGAATGACAGCCCCCGCTAGGCCGACGGCCGGAGGTAGGACGCGATGAGCGCGTCATAGCGCGAGGTCGCCTCAAAGGCGCGCGAGGCCATGAGCTGCCGGAACTCCAGGCCCACGCACATGTCGTGGCCGCCCAGCTCCTCCATGGCCGGCCCGTACCACTGGGGCGAGGGCACCACGAGCACGCTGTGGAAGTTCTTGGCCGCGGCGCGCAGCATGCAGGGGCCGCCGATGTCGATCTCCTCCACGGCCTGCTCCAGCGAAAGGCGGCGTTCCACCGCGCCCGCGAAGTCGTAGAGGTTGACGCACACGAGGTCGAAGGGGCGGATGCCCTTTTCGGCCAGGGTGTCCATGTGCAGCGGGTCGTCCTTGTTGGCGAGGATGCCGGCGTGGATCTTGGGGTGCAGCGTCTTGACGCGGCCGCCGAGGATTTCCGGGAAGCCCGTCACCGTGCTCACCGCCGTGACGGGCAGGCCCTCGGCCTCGAGCATTTTTTGCGTGCCGCCCGTGGAGACGAGCTCCACGCCGCGGCTGGCGAGAAAGGCGGCGAAAGCCGCAAGGCCGCTCTTGTCCGTGACGCTCAAGATGGCGCGCCGCACGCGCAGAAGCTCCATATGCGCTCCCTCCATAAATGACGGCGTGAAAGAAGGGCCAGTGCGCCCGGGCGGGCGCCGTGTTTTATTAGCGCAAAAGCGGGGGCGCCGCAACGGCGCAGGCCCGCTTGGCGCCGCTTGCACTCGCGCCCCGCCTGCGGCTATGCTGGGTTGGGGAGGCGCCATGCTTGTCAAGCTTGTTTCCTGGAATGTGAACGGCGTGCGCGCGGTCTCGGCCAAGCCGGACTGGCGCTGGTTCAGCGAAACGGACGCGCAGGTGGTGGGCCTGCAGGAGACCAAGGCGAGCCCCGAGCAGGTGCCGGAGCCCGTGCGCGACCCCGAGGGCTGGCGGGCCTGGTGGGACCCGTGCACCGTGCGCAAGGGCTATTCGGGCGTGGCGGTCTTCAGCCGCATCGAGCCGCTCAAGGTGGAATACGAGCTCCCCGACCCCGCCTGGCAGGGCGAGGGGCGCCTGCTGCACCTCGAATTTCCGTGGTTCCACTATTTCAACGGCTATTTCCCCAACGGCGGCGCCGAGGAGCTGGACGCGGACGGCCGCCCCACGGGCGGCTTCAAGCGGCTCGGCTACAAGATGGGCTTTTTCGAGGCCTTCGTGGACTATGCCCAGAAGTGCCGCCAAACCAAGCCCGTGGTGGTCTGCGGGGATTTCAACATCGCCTGCGAGCCCATCGACCTCGCCCGGCCCAAGGACAATGAGAAGACCACGGGCTTCCTGCCCGTGGAGCGCGACTTCATGAAGCGCTTCAAGACACTGGGCTATGTGGACACCTTCCGCCACGTCCACGGAGACGTGCCGGAGAAGTATACATGGTGGTCGTACAAGGCCAGGGCGCGGCCGCGCAACGTGGGCTGGCGGCTCGACTATTTCTTCGTGTCCGGGGAGCTGGCCCCGGCCATCGTGGACGCGTGGATAGAAAGCGACGTGTACGGCTCGGACCATTGCCCGGTGGGCGTGGCCCTGCGCGTGGGGGAGGACTGAGCGCGGGAAGCGTTTGCTTTTGCGTTTGTGCTGCGTCCGCGCGGCATCTGTAACGCCGAAATTATCCGTCAAAAACAGCCTTGCTCCAGCCGTTGCGACGCAGGAAGCTACGGATGGAGACAGCAGTTAGGTAACGCGGCAATCATTCAACGAAACCGCTGTCGCCATCCGTATGGCTCGCAAGCTCGCCGACGGCTGGCGCAAGGCTCGTGGCCTCGCCAACGGCTAGCGCAATTTTTATCTTCCTTGCAAGCACTGAAAAATCTTATTTTTTAGGATTCTTCCGGCACCATCGCTGCTGTCGATGCCCGTGGGGCTCGCTTTGCTCGCCAACGGGCACGGCGCTTCGCGCCGCCATCCGTTCGCAGCACCCGTCTTCCGCTTCGCTCCAGACGGAAGGCGGAAGGGCCGTCAACCGTGGAACCAAACGTATGGACAAAAGTGCCCGGGCTAGCCGCCCGCGTACTTGCGCCGCAGCTCGTCCCCGGCTTTCGTCACGGCCTCGCGCATCTTCCTGCGGGCCTCGGCAAGGCGCCCGGCGAGCGCCGCGTCCGTGAGCGCGAGGATCTGCGCGGCGAGCCACGCGGCGTTGCGCGCGCCGGCCTTGTCGAGGGCCACGGTCGCCACCGGAAAGCCGGGCGGCATCTGCACGGTGGAGAGCAGGGCGTCCATGCCGCCGAGCGAGGAACCGCTCACCGGGATGCCGATGACCGGCTTCAGGGTGCGCGCGGCCACGGCCCCGGCGAGATGCGCGGCCATGCCCGCCGCGCAGATGAAGACGGCCGCGCCGGCCGCTTCCTCACTGGCCACGATGGCTTCGGTGCGCTCGGGCGTGCGGTGCGCCGAGCTCACGGTCAGCACGAAGGGCACGCCGAGCTCGCGCAGCACGTCCGCGCAGGGCGCGATGGTTGGCTCGTCCGACTGCGAGCCCATGAGGATGACCACATGCGCCATGGGCGCTCCCTCCCGTGTTTTCCGGCGTTTCAGTTCTTCGCGGCGAGGCGCCTGAGGCCCTTGGCGCCGATGTCGCGGCGGTAAAAGCTCCCGGGCATGGTGATTTTCTCTACCGCCGCATAGGCTTTCGCCTGCGCGTCGGCGAGGTCGTCGCCGAGCGCGGTCACGCAGAGCACCCGGCCCCCGGCGGAGACGGTCTTGCCGCCTTCCGTGCGCGTGCCGCTGTGGAAGACCTTGACCCCGGGTAGCGCATCGGCCTCGGAAAGCCCCTCGAGGGGCATGCCCTTCTCGTAGCTCCCGGGATAGCCCTTGGCGGCGAGCACCACGCCGAGCGCGGTCCTGTCGCTCCAGGAGAGGGCGCCCGGGTCGAGCTTCCCCCGCACGCAGTCCAGCATGAGCGCCGCGAGGTCGCCCTCAAGGCGCATGAGCAGGGGCTGGCACTCCGGGTCGCCGAAGCGCACATTGTATTCCAGCACCTTGGGCCCGTCGGGCGTCATCATCAGGCCCGCGTAGAGCACGCCGCGGAAGGGATGGCCGCGCCGCGCGAGCTCGCGGAGCACCGG carries:
- the pssA gene encoding CDP-diacylglycerol--serine O-phosphatidyltransferase — encoded protein: MDNAQRKKPVRGAYLLPNMLTTLSMFLGFLSMVWAGQGRFEQAGMAILASALMDGLDGKVARLTNTASEFGVQYDSLADLVAFGLAPAILLWHWQLCNFGRVGVAAAFIFAACGALRLARFNVSTAVTGKRFFMGLPIPAGGCTVVTFIFFAALFPEALNTVTPYAALALAVAVGVLMVSRVRYFSFKEYDILTAHPVRSMLAFLFLLALVVSAPRVFGFVYCALYIAGGLVYTFYILPRRDRKLMRSLATQDE
- a CDS encoding 3-isopropylmalate dehydratase large subunit, coding for MPRTLAQKILQRHTDEPVEDGAIVQCRVSMVLANDITGPLAIKSFRGMGAERVFDRDRIALVMDHFTPQKDIDSANQVMISRRFAEEQQITHYYEGGNCGVEHTLLPELGLVNPGDLVIGADSHTCTYGGIGAFATGMGSTDIAAAMALGETWLKVPPTIRVEYAGDMPRWLRAKDLMLLLIGRIGVDGALYKALEFGGPVIAGLGVEGRLTMANMAIEAGAKVGLFPVDAVTLAWCAERGHTVAPDLKDGLAADPDAKYEAVLHMDVTGLEPVVACPHLPSNVVPVSDVKDVPIHQVVIGSCTNGRISDMRDAAEVLRGRKVDKKVRCIVLPSTPEVWKACLAEGLMQVFMDAGCIVGPCTCGPCLGGHTGILGDGEAAVTTTNRNFKGRMGSLDSQVYLASPIVAAASAVAGKVAGPKEIGLA
- the hflX gene encoding GTPase HflX produces the protein MVIVGTPGGILIPELPRGRGATGAPEGDSAPPPGARLRPHRPGRPSARAAVRSAPASRLRGLRLLHTHLSPEGLTEEDLMDLLFLRLDAVIALSVNPEGEPVRWQAATLAPGGAAAPGAPPCQVDEPRPWDRTAGDFAARAAEIEAALSALPAAPPSGPGAGFDAGADAGEGAGAPCAGRALLVSVAPEPRAVQEQRLSELAELARTAGLAVCGRLIQRVARPDPHSILGKGKLAELEVMALRENADILVFDGELSPAQIHNLADITERKVIDRTQLILDIFAQHAASRAGRLQVELAQLRYMLPRLAGRNRALDRLMGGVGGRGPGESRLETDRRKVRERMTRLARELEKLRRQRGLARRGRRGIPQAALVGYTNAGKSTLLNTLTRSRVLAENRLFATLDPATRRLRVPGEREVVIADTVGFIRNLPRELMDAFRATLEELAAADFLVHVADASHPDLLQQIASVETILEELGLHAVPRVLALNKWDRLPEPAREELRAAFPGAIPLSARNGEGLDALLRWLERQLALKRAMPAQADTLAGEEVEGEEDAAPGPQPLFPLQ
- the purE gene encoding 5-(carboxyamino)imidazole ribonucleotide mutase, whose translation is MAHVVILMGSQSDEPTIAPCADVLRELGVPFVLTVSSAHRTPERTEAIVASEEAAGAAVFICAAGMAAHLAGAVAARTLKPVIGIPVSGSSLGGMDALLSTVQMPPGFPVATVALDKAGARNAAWLAAQILALTDAALAGRLAEARRKMREAVTKAGDELRRKYAGG
- a CDS encoding exodeoxyribonuclease III, with the protein product MLVKLVSWNVNGVRAVSAKPDWRWFSETDAQVVGLQETKASPEQVPEPVRDPEGWRAWWDPCTVRKGYSGVAVFSRIEPLKVEYELPDPAWQGEGRLLHLEFPWFHYFNGYFPNGGAEELDADGRPTGGFKRLGYKMGFFEAFVDYAQKCRQTKPVVVCGDFNIACEPIDLARPKDNEKTTGFLPVERDFMKRFKTLGYVDTFRHVHGDVPEKYTWWSYKARARPRNVGWRLDYFFVSGELAPAIVDAWIESDVYGSDHCPVGVALRVGED
- a CDS encoding IMP cyclohydrolase; its protein translation is MELLRVRRAILSVTDKSGLAAFAAFLASRGVELVSTGGTQKMLEAEGLPVTAVSTVTGFPEILGGRVKTLHPKIHAGILANKDDPLHMDTLAEKGIRPFDLVCVNLYDFAGAVERRLSLEQAVEEIDIGGPCMLRAAAKNFHSVLVVPSPQWYGPAMEELGGHDMCVGLEFRQLMASRAFEATSRYDALIASYLRPSA
- a CDS encoding phosphatidylserine decarboxylase family protein, translating into MRPATLGIAPEGWPFIGLAAFTSLLLAVIGCWPGALLCWLFTLFCLYFFRDPERVGPTSPDLAVSPADGRVIRMEKRADPFSGKEMLCVSIFMNLFSVHVNRAPVGCTVDEVRYWPGKFFNASLDKASTDNERCGWRLADENGQAWTMVQIAGLVARRIVCRAERGDRLTRGERVGLIRFGSRVDLYLPEGYVPAVQLGDKVFAGESAIARRENA
- a CDS encoding 3-isopropylmalate dehydratase small subunit — its product is MIYKGKAHKVGEHVDTDAIIPARFLVTADPEKLGENCMAGLEPDWVRRVNKGDILVAGRNFGCGSSREHAPLAILGAGMPVVVGHSFARIFYRNAFNMGLPLMEVGDAMDAINDGDELEIDTATGRIRDLTNGAEIVCPPLPESMGKILASGGLVGYVKQRLEEGN
- a CDS encoding 2-isopropylmalate synthase translates to MSDRVYFFDTTLRDGEQSPGATMNFQEKLRLAHQLEVLGVDIIEAGFPASSPGDFEAVRAIAAQAGPDVQIAGLARCAEKDIDRCWEAVKVAKRPRIHTFIATSPLHMEFKLRKTPDEVQELARASVARCASYTPNVEFSCEDFSRSDLDFVCRVVEVAIDAGATTVNLPDTVGYAQPEEFAAKVRYVMENTPNSGKAVFSVHCHDDLGLGVANTLAALHAGARQAEVALNGIGERAGNAALEEVAMALHVRHDYYGLEDNIKTEQLYPTCRLLSLIIGQPIPNNKAITGANAFAHESGIHQDGMLKHRETYEIMTPQAVGRSATHLVIGKHSGRNAVRSKFESLGYKLDDEQLNQVFEAVKALADRKKQLHDEDLMALVQQEVYRIPDRLCLRHVSVQSSDAGGVPPTAAVLMDVAGEEKSGAGFGAGPIDALYNVISDLAGRQPELEQYSVSAVTGGTDALGEVTVRLRENGLSVVGRGNHPDILVASARAFVDALNNLAKREAEGERVHSQHS
- the leuB gene encoding 3-isopropylmalate dehydrogenase, with translation MDARICLLPGDGIGPEILAQGVAALKAVAKRFHHEFTFVDALIGGAAVDACGEPLPKETVTKCLESDAVYLASVGGPKWDGLAPQKRPERGLLGIRKALGLFANLRPAMLFPELAGACLLRPDIAARGLDLIVVRELTGDIYFGEPRGQEVRDGLRTGYNTMIYNEEEIRRIAKVAFETALGRRKKVCSVEKSNVLETSRLWREVVLETHRDFPAIELSHLYVDNAAMQLVRDPSQFDVILTGNIFGDILSDEASVITGSLGMLPSASLGASGPGLFEPIHGSAPDIAGEDKANPLAAILSGAMLLRLGLHLPDEADCVEAAVRRTLADGFRTADIMEPGKTLVGCAAMGAAVCERIAG